A stretch of Pristiophorus japonicus isolate sPriJap1 chromosome 12, sPriJap1.hap1, whole genome shotgun sequence DNA encodes these proteins:
- the LOC139276812 gene encoding zona pellucida sperm-binding protein 3-like, producing the protein MQKATRVPPGPAFGSGFSKSEGRSVSPLQTVMVQCGEQNLLVSVQMDLFGTRHLIKAADLTLGSTGCRPTGVYSQNHTVLFHYGLHECDSTVKMTDDLLIYTSHLYYRPSHIGVIVRTSGVVVPIVCHYPRKRTVSSNAIKPTWVPFSSTKAGEGRLSFSLRLMTANWSAERTSNIYHLGDLINIEASVMTMNHMPLKLYIDRCIATLSPDQESTPRYNIIDFNGCLLDSRDEDSFSSFVSPRDHLEKLQFKLDAFRFFEDDRDLIFITCHLKVAAADQRPDSVNKACSFQKPANQWSLVTELDLSMVEGSNEVCACCDGGNCGASRLRSGGRLHSRGRREVLSELESEPVWEGEVSLGPLIILDADLKDLVHSMGSEAVETREEIPSSSPGEVLLVVTLAAGALISATLVAAFLFRKLT; encoded by the exons ATGCAGAAGGCCACTCGTGTCCCTCCAGGCCCAGCTTTTGGTTCTGGTTTCAGTAAGTCTGAGGGGCGAAGTGTGTCTCCACTGCagactgtgatggtgcagtgtggagAGCAGAACCTGCTGGTCAGTGTACAGATGGATTTATTTGGAACCAGGCACCTGATTAAAGCAGCTGATCTGACCCTGGGGTCAACAGGTTGTCGGCCAACTGGGGTCTACTCTCAGAACCACACCGTCCTATTTCATTATGGGCTCCATGAATGTGACAGCACAGTAAAG ATGACGGATGACCTGCTGATTTACACCAGCCACCTGTACTACAGGCCAAGCCATATTGGAGTCATTGTGAGAACCAGTGGAGTAGTTGTCCCTATTGTGTGCCATTATCCCAG GAAGAGGACAGTGAGCAGCAATGCGATCAAGCCCACCTGGGTCCCCTTCTCCTCCACCAAGGCAGGAGAGGGACGTCTGTCATTCTCCCTGCGTCTGATGACTG CTAACTGGAGTGCAGAGCGTACCTCCAATATCTACCACCTGGGTGACCTCATTAATATCGAGGCCTCTGTGATGACCATGAACCACATGCCTCTGAAGCTCTATATTGACCGCTGTATAGCTACACTGAGCCCAGACCAGGAGTCTACCCCCAGATACAACATTATTGACTTCAACGG TTGCCTGTTGGACAGCCGAGACGAAGACTCCTTTTCTTCCTTCGTGTCACCGCGAGATCACCTGGAGAAGCTTCAGTTCAAGCTGGATGCATTCCGCTTCTTTGAAGACGACAGGGACTTG ATCTTCATCACTTGCCACCTGAAAGTAGCTGCAGCAGATCAAAGGCCAGATTCAGTCAACAAAGCTTGTTCCTTCCAGAAGCCAGCCAACCA ATGGTCCCTGGTGACTGAATTGGACCTGTCCATGGTGGAAGGATCCAATGAGGTTTGTGCCTGTTGTGATGGGGGCAACTGCGGAGCCTCGAGATTGCGATCTGGAGGAAGACTTCACTCCAGGGGCAGGAGAGAGGTCCTATCTGAGCTGG AGTCGGAGCCTGTGTGGGAGGGTGAAGTCTCCCTTGGACCCCTGATCATTCTGGATGCTGATCTGAAGGACCTGGTTCATTCGATGGGAAGTGAAGCTGTCGAGACTCGTGAGGAGATTCCGAGTTCTTCTCCAG GTGAGGTGCTTCTGGTTGTGACGTTGGCAGCTGGGGCCCTGATCTCAGCCACTCTGGTGGCTGCCTTCCTCTTCAGGAAACTCACCTGA